Part of the Pseudomonas sp. P8_241 genome is shown below.
ACTGGCCAAAGAACAGCAGCTTTACGCCAAGCGCCCGCGCATCCACCGCCTGAGCGCCGCCTCGACCATGCGCGACAAAGGCGCCTGGTACAAAGACGAGTGGCGCAAGAAAGTCGAGCGCATCGGCAACCTCAACTATCCCGATGAGGCACGGCGCAAGCAGATCTATGGCAACCTGCGCCTGATGGTGTCGATCAACCGCGATGGCTCGTTGTATGAAGTGCTGGTGCTGGAGTCCTCCGGGCAACCGCTGCTGGATCAGGCAGCGCAGCGCATTGTGCGACTGGCAGCGCCTTTTGCACCGTTTACCGGCGATTTGTCGGACATCGATCGCCTGGAAATCATCCGCACCTGGAAGTTTGCCCGCGGCGATCGACTGTCCAGCAACTGACGGGCCTATGACCTGTAGGAGCCGGCTTGCTGGCGATGGCGTCCTTGAAATCGCATTCGCCAGCAAGCCGGCTCCTGCAGGACCGCGTTACACCCGTTTGACCGTGCGAACCAGCGACCAATCTCAAGCAAACATCACTCCCCAGCTTGTCAGTTTGCCCCTCGAACGCCACACTAGCGCTCATGAAAAACGTCAGCCCCAGCTACCTCAAGCATCAATTCCTGATCGCCATGCCACACATGGCCGACCCGAACTTTGCGCACACCTTGACCTACATCGTCGAGCACACGGCCAATGGAGCCATGGGGCTGGTGGTCAACCGTCCGCAAGAACTGAGTCTGGCCGATATCCTTGAGCAACTGCGCCCGGATATCGAACCTCCAGCACTCTGCCAGCATGTGCCGATCTTCATCGGTGGACCGGTTCAAACTGACCGTGGCTTCGTCTTGCACCCGAAAGGTCAGAGCTTCCAGGCAACCGTTGATCTGGAAGACGAATTGTCCCTATCGACCTCCCAGGATGTGCTGTTCGCCATCGCTGACGGCGTGGGCCCGGCAAAAAGCCTGATCGCCCTCGGTTACGCCGGGTGGGAAGCCGGGCAGCTGGAGGTCGAGCTGGCGCAGAACGCTTGGCTCAATTGCCCGTTTGACCCCGACATCCTGTTCAACACCAGCAGCGAGTTGCGCCTGGAAGCGGCGGCCAAACACCTGGGCGTCAATCTCAACCTGCTCACCAGCCAGGCGGGGCACGCCTGATGGCCCTGAAGCTGATTCTGGGTTTTGACTACGGCACCAAACAGATCGGCGTTGCGGTCGGCCAGGTGATCACCGGCCAGGCCCGCGAGCTGTGCACCCTCAAAGCACAGAACGGCATCCCCGACTGGAACCAGGTCGAAGCCCTCATTAAAGAGTGGAAACCTGACGCCGTGGTGGTCGGCCTGCCCCTGAACATGGACGGCACGCCGAGCGACATGTGCCTGCGAGCGGAAAAATTCGCCCGTCGCCTGAACGGCCGTTTCAACCTGCCCTTCTACACCCACGATGAACGCCTGACGACCTTTGAAGCCAAAGGTGAGCGCCGCGATCGCGGCGGACAAAAGGGCAGCTACCGCGACAACCCGGTCGATGCCATCGCCGCGGCCCTGCTGCTGCAAGGCTGGCTCGACGAAAACACTGCATTGTTCGAATCCTGACGAGTCGTTAATACGCCTCCCTTAGCTACAACCCGAGCCTGCCGTTGAAGCAGCACCGGCTCGGGCCCAAGAAGGAGCAACCATGAGCCTGCCCAATCCCGCCGAACTGATCAGCCAGATGGCCACGCGCCTCAAGGCCCACCTGGAACACCGTGGCATCAGCGAGCCGCGTTTCATCGGCATTCGTACCGGCGGCGTCTGGGTCGCCCAGGCCTTGCTCAAGGAATTGGGCAACGACGAGCCTCTCGGCACCCTGGATGTTTCCTTCTATCGCGATGACTTCAGCCAGAACGGCCTGCATCCGCAGGTGCGCCCTTCGGCGCTGCCGTTCGAGATCGAAGGCCAGCACCTGGTGCTGATCGACGACGTGCTGATGAGCGGCCGGACCATCCGCGCCGCCATGAACGAACTGTTCGACTACGGCCGCCCGGCCAGCGTGACGCTGGTCTGCCTGCTGGACCTGGATGCCGGCGAACTGCCGATCCGCCCGAACGTGGTCGGCGCGACCCTGTCGCTGGCCGCCCACGAGCGCGTGAAGCTGTCCGGTCCGGAGCTTGCGCTCGAACTGCAAGACCTCGCCCTTTAATTCGCCCTATTGAGAGTCCCCCTCGCGATGACGCCTCTAGAAACCAAGCGCCCGCTGCAGCTCAATGATCAGGGCCAGCTGCGTCACTTCCTCTCGCTCGACGGTTTGCGCCGCGAGCTGTTGACGGAAATCCTCGACACCGCCGACTCCTTCCTGGAAGTCGGCGCCCGGGCGGTGAAAAAAGTCCCGTTGTTGCGCGGCAAGACCGTGTGCAACGTGTTCTTCGAGAACTCGACCCGCACCCGCACCACCTTCGAACTGGCGGCCCAGCGCCTGTCGGCGGACGTGATTACCCTGAACGTATCGACATCATCGGCGAGCAAGGGTGAAACCTTGCTCGATACCCTGCGCAACCTCGAAGCCATGGCCGCCGATATGTTCGTCGTGCGCCACGGCGACTCCGGTGCCGCGCACTTCATCGCCGAGCATGTGTGCCCGCAAGTGGCGATCATCAACGGCGGCGACGGCCGACACGCACACCCGACCCAGGGCATGCTCGACATGCTCACCATCCGCCGACACAAGGGCGGCTTCGAAAACCTTTCGGTGGCCATCGTCGGCGACATCCTGCACTCGCGGGTGGCTCGCTCGAACATGCTGGCGCTCAAAACCCTCGGCTGCCCGGATATCCGCGTAATCGCGCCGAAAACCCTGTTGCCGATCGGCATCGAGCAATACGGCGTGAAGGTTTACACCGACATGGCCGAAGGCCTGAAAGACGTCGACGTGGTGATCATGCTGCGTCTGCAACGCGAGCGCATGACCGGTGGCCTGCTGCCGAGTGAAGGCGAGTTCTACCGCCTGTTTGGCCTGACCACCGCGCGCCTGGCCGGGGCCAAGCCCGATTGCATCGTCATGCACCCGGGGCCGATAAACCGTGGGGTGGAGATTGAGTCGGCGGTGGCCGATGGCCCGCACTCGGTGATCCTCAACCAGGTGACCTACGGCATCGCGATTCGTATGGCCGTGCTGTCCATGGCCATGAGCGGGCAGACTGCGCAACGTCAATTCGAGCAGGAGAACGCCCAGTGAAGCTCAGCATTCTCGGCGCACGCGTCATCGATCCAAGCAGCGGCCTGGATCAAGTTACCGACATCCATATCGAAGCCTGCAAGATCGTCGCCCTTGGCGCCGCACCGGCCGGTTTTGTCGCCGTCGACACCCTTGACGCCCAAAGTCTGGTGGCCGCGCCTGGCCTGGTCGACCTTAACGTCGCCCTGCGCGAGCCAGGCTACAGCCGTAAAGGCTCGATTGTCAGCGAAACCCGCGCCGCCGCGGCCGGTGGCGTCACCAGCCTGTGCTGCCCGCCAAAAACCAAACCGGTGCTGGACACCTCGGCCGTGGCCGAACTGATCCTTGATCGGGCACGCGAAGCCGGCAACACCAAAGTTTTCCCGATCGGTGCCCTGAGCAAAGGCCTGGACGGCGAACAACTGGCTGAACTGGTCGCCCTGCGCGATGCCGGCTGCGTAGCCTTCGGCAACGGCCTGGAAAGCTTCCGCAACACCCGCACCCTGTGCCGGGCCCTGGAATACGCGGCCACCTTCGATCTGACGGTAATTTTCAATTCCCAGGATCACGACCTCGCCGAGGGCGGACTCGCCCACGAAGGCCCGACCGCGAGCTTCCTTGGCCTGCCGGGCATTCCGGAAAGCGCCGAAACCGTGGCCCTGGCCCGGGACCTGCTGCTGGTTGAGCAAAGTGGCGTGCGTGCGCACTTCAGCCAGCTCACCAGTGCCCGTGGCGTGGAATTGATTGCCCAGGCTCAGGCTCGCGGGCTGAAAGTCACAGCAGACGTAGCGCTGTATCAGCTGATTCTGACCGACGAAGCCTTGATCGACTTCAGCAGCCTGTATCACGTGCAGCCACCGCTGCGCACCCGCGCCGACCGCGACGGCCTGCGTGCTGCCGTAAAGTCGGGGGTGATCTCGGCCATTTCCAGTCATCACCAACCCCACGAACGCGACGCCAAACTGGCACCGTTCGGCGCGACCGAACCGGGCATCAGCAGTGTTGAATTGCTCCTGCCCCTGGCGATGACGCTGGTGGAAGACGGCTTGCTGGATTTGCCGACGCTACTGGCACGCCTCAGCGCCGGTCCTGCCGAGGCCTTGCGGCTGCCGGCGGGCAAACTGGCAGTGGGAGGTGCGGCGGACATCGTGCTGTTCGACCCTGCAGCTTCGACCGTCGCGGGTGAAACCTGGCTGTCGAAGGGCGAGAACTGCCCGTTCATTGGCCACAGCCTGCCGGGCGTGGTGCGCTATACCCTGGTGGACGGACGGATCAGCCACCAGGCGTAAAAACAAAAAGATCGCAGCCTGCGGCAGCTCCTACGGGGAAACGCATATTCCCGTGTAGGAGCTGCCGCAGGCTGCGATCTTTTTGATCTTCGCTTATCGGCTCTGGGCGTTACGCACCGAAACCTGATCATTCAGCGTCCAGAAGTCATACAGCACCCCCAGAAAGAACAACCCGCCCGTCACCAGGTACAGCAGCCCGCTGATCCATTTCCCCTGATACATCCGGTGCACGCCGAATACGCCGAGGAACGTCAGCAGAATCCACGCCACGTTGTACTCGATCGGCCCTGCGGTAAAACGCAGATCAGCCTCACGATCCATCGCCGGGATCAGGAAGAGGTCGATGAGCCAGCCAATCCCCAGCAACCCAAAGGTGAAGAACCAGATCGTCCCGGTCACCGGCTTGCCGTAATAGAAGCGGTGAGCGCCGGTAAAGCCGAAAACCCACAGCAAATAACCGATGACTTTGCTGTGGGTGTCTTGCTGTTGGACAGCTTGTTGATAGGGGTTCATGGATAACCTCGTTTCACACGATAGATAAATATTGTTGAATTCTTTGTGACTTTTTTACAGGCACCCGACGTACGGCAAGTGCTATGGTCCTTCCCGCCAAAGCCTTATAGAGCCTGACTTCTGTCCGACAATTGCTTCTAAAAGACGCTTTTTTAGTTCCACCGAACAAAAGCTGAATCGACCAACGGCCTCGGAAGCACAAAAAAAGCTGTTATAAAGTTGCGCGTTCACCTATTCGAGCCCTGCCTAATGCGTTCATTTTTAAAGACATGGCTAACCATTTGCCTTTTGATGCCACTGGCCGCCCACGCCACCAATCGTGAGCAACGTCTTCCAAACGTTAATGGTTACACCCCAAAATCCCACGCTTCTGCTCCATCCAGCAAAAGCAATAAATCGGTCAAAAACGCTCCAGAGTTGACCAGCAAAAGCAGCCTGGTGCCACCTATGGCATCCAAGGAAAGCAGCAACGTGCTGAGCCGCGCCGTAAACGTCCTGGGTACACCGTACCGCTGGGGCGGTAGCAGCCCGAGCAAAGGCTTCGATTGCAGCGGCCTGGTAAAATACGCGTTCAACGACGCCACCTTTGACCTGCCACGCACTTCCAATGCCATGGCCAGCGGTCATGGGGAGAAAGTCGATCGCGAAGACCTGAAACCCGGCGACCTGATTTTCTTCAACATCAAGAGCCGTCGAGTCAACCACGTAGCCATCTACCTGGGCAACGACCGCTTCATCCACGCACCGCGCCGCGGCAAGTCGGTTTCCATCGACACCTTGAAGAAACCGTACTGGGAAAAACACTACGTCGTTGCCAAACGTGTACTGCCAAAAGAACAGAACGCGTTGCGGGTTGTTCAGCGCTGATTGGCGGCAAGAGCAAAAGATCGCAGCCTTCGGCAGCTCCTACGCAGGGTTCGTATTTCCCTGTAGGAGCTGCCGGAGCTGCGATCTTTTGCTGTCAGCATTATCAAAAACCATCCGGTGACCGCGCCTTCTCCCGCGCATGCTCGCGACTGATCAACCCCCTGCCCACCAAATCCTTCAAGCTCATATCCAGCGTCTGCATCCCCAGCGACCCGCCCGCCTGAATAGATGAATACATCTGCGCCACCTTGTTCTCGCGGATCAAATTCCG
Proteins encoded:
- a CDS encoding YqgE/AlgH family protein translates to MKNVSPSYLKHQFLIAMPHMADPNFAHTLTYIVEHTANGAMGLVVNRPQELSLADILEQLRPDIEPPALCQHVPIFIGGPVQTDRGFVLHPKGQSFQATVDLEDELSLSTSQDVLFAIADGVGPAKSLIALGYAGWEAGQLEVELAQNAWLNCPFDPDILFNTSSELRLEAAAKHLGVNLNLLTSQAGHA
- the ruvX gene encoding Holliday junction resolvase RuvX, encoding MALKLILGFDYGTKQIGVAVGQVITGQARELCTLKAQNGIPDWNQVEALIKEWKPDAVVVGLPLNMDGTPSDMCLRAEKFARRLNGRFNLPFYTHDERLTTFEAKGERRDRGGQKGSYRDNPVDAIAAALLLQGWLDENTALFES
- the pyrR gene encoding bifunctional pyr operon transcriptional regulator/uracil phosphoribosyltransferase PyrR encodes the protein MSLPNPAELISQMATRLKAHLEHRGISEPRFIGIRTGGVWVAQALLKELGNDEPLGTLDVSFYRDDFSQNGLHPQVRPSALPFEIEGQHLVLIDDVLMSGRTIRAAMNELFDYGRPASVTLVCLLDLDAGELPIRPNVVGATLSLAAHERVKLSGPELALELQDLAL
- a CDS encoding aspartate carbamoyltransferase catalytic subunit, with product MTPLETKRPLQLNDQGQLRHFLSLDGLRRELLTEILDTADSFLEVGARAVKKVPLLRGKTVCNVFFENSTRTRTTFELAAQRLSADVITLNVSTSSASKGETLLDTLRNLEAMAADMFVVRHGDSGAAHFIAEHVCPQVAIINGGDGRHAHPTQGMLDMLTIRRHKGGFENLSVAIVGDILHSRVARSNMLALKTLGCPDIRVIAPKTLLPIGIEQYGVKVYTDMAEGLKDVDVVIMLRLQRERMTGGLLPSEGEFYRLFGLTTARLAGAKPDCIVMHPGPINRGVEIESAVADGPHSVILNQVTYGIAIRMAVLSMAMSGQTAQRQFEQENAQ
- a CDS encoding dihydroorotase, whose protein sequence is MKLSILGARVIDPSSGLDQVTDIHIEACKIVALGAAPAGFVAVDTLDAQSLVAAPGLVDLNVALREPGYSRKGSIVSETRAAAAGGVTSLCCPPKTKPVLDTSAVAELILDRAREAGNTKVFPIGALSKGLDGEQLAELVALRDAGCVAFGNGLESFRNTRTLCRALEYAATFDLTVIFNSQDHDLAEGGLAHEGPTASFLGLPGIPESAETVALARDLLLVEQSGVRAHFSQLTSARGVELIAQAQARGLKVTADVALYQLILTDEALIDFSSLYHVQPPLRTRADRDGLRAAVKSGVISAISSHHQPHERDAKLAPFGATEPGISSVELLLPLAMTLVEDGLLDLPTLLARLSAGPAEALRLPAGKLAVGGAADIVLFDPAASTVAGETWLSKGENCPFIGHSLPGVVRYTLVDGRISHQA
- a CDS encoding TM2 domain-containing protein; amino-acid sequence: MNPYQQAVQQQDTHSKVIGYLLWVFGFTGAHRFYYGKPVTGTIWFFTFGLLGIGWLIDLFLIPAMDREADLRFTAGPIEYNVAWILLTFLGVFGVHRMYQGKWISGLLYLVTGGLFFLGVLYDFWTLNDQVSVRNAQSR
- a CDS encoding C40 family peptidase, whose product is MRSFLKTWLTICLLMPLAAHATNREQRLPNVNGYTPKSHASAPSSKSNKSVKNAPELTSKSSLVPPMASKESSNVLSRAVNVLGTPYRWGGSSPSKGFDCSGLVKYAFNDATFDLPRTSNAMASGHGEKVDREDLKPGDLIFFNIKSRRVNHVAIYLGNDRFIHAPRRGKSVSIDTLKKPYWEKHYVVAKRVLPKEQNALRVVQR